From Frateuria aurantia DSM 6220, one genomic window encodes:
- a CDS encoding RIO1 family regulatory kinase/ATPase translates to MRLDGKLVIRRDIGAARWWLRGLARLAAAREAKALRRLDRIEGLPCLLAWDGRHLFRSHVPGLPMQQGRPVDPDYYRQALRLLARVHAAGVVHNDLAKEPNWLVQPDGVPGLVDFQLASVRPDRGAAFRRMAREDIRHLLKHKRTYCPEALSARQRQILATPAWYSRLWRMTVKRLYKLVARRLFGYWDNEGKGRVRD, encoded by the coding sequence ATGCGCCTCGATGGCAAGCTGGTGATCCGGCGTGACATCGGGGCCGCCCGCTGGTGGCTGCGAGGTCTGGCCCGGCTGGCGGCCGCCCGCGAAGCCAAGGCGTTGCGGCGGCTGGACCGGATCGAGGGCCTCCCGTGCCTGCTGGCCTGGGATGGACGTCACCTGTTCCGCAGTCATGTGCCCGGTCTGCCGATGCAGCAAGGTCGGCCTGTCGATCCTGATTATTACCGGCAGGCTCTGCGGCTGCTGGCCAGGGTGCATGCCGCAGGGGTCGTCCACAATGATCTGGCCAAGGAGCCGAACTGGCTGGTCCAGCCTGACGGTGTGCCCGGACTGGTCGACTTCCAGCTCGCCTCGGTCCGGCCAGACCGTGGTGCCGCTTTCCGGCGCATGGCGCGCGAAGATATCCGGCACCTGCTCAAACACAAGCGCACCTATTGTCCGGAAGCCTTGTCGGCCAGACAGCGGCAGATTCTGGCGACTCCGGCCTGGTATTCACGGTTGTGGCGAATGACGGTCAAGCGGCTCTACAAGCTGGTGGCCAGACGTCTGTTCGGCTATTGGGACAATGAGGGCAAGGGCCGAGTGCGGGACTGA
- a CDS encoding ferredoxin--NADP reductase, with protein sequence MVAMAKERVLDVHHWNDSLFSFRTTRSPGLRFDSGHFIMIGLEVDGKPLMRAYSIASANYEEHLEFFSIKVENGPLTSRLQHLKAGDEVIVSHKPTGTLVLNDLKPGKNLYLLGTGTGLAPFLSIIRDPETYERFEKIVLVHGVRHINDLAYADYLENELPQHEYLGEMVRNQLIYYPTVTREAFRNEGRITTAIETDQMTNTIGLPSLNPETDRVMMCGSPAMLDEVCQILDARGFQASPRTREPGDYVIERAFVEK encoded by the coding sequence ATGGTGGCAATGGCTAAGGAGCGCGTCCTGGACGTGCACCACTGGAACGACAGCTTGTTCAGCTTCCGCACGACGCGCAGCCCCGGTCTGCGTTTCGACAGCGGTCACTTCATCATGATCGGCCTGGAAGTCGATGGTAAGCCGCTGATGCGCGCCTACTCCATTGCCAGCGCCAACTATGAAGAGCATCTCGAGTTTTTCAGCATCAAGGTCGAGAACGGCCCGCTGACCTCGCGACTGCAGCACCTGAAGGCCGGCGACGAAGTCATCGTCAGCCACAAGCCGACCGGCACCCTGGTCCTCAACGACCTGAAGCCCGGCAAGAACCTTTACCTGCTGGGTACCGGCACCGGTCTGGCGCCCTTCCTCAGCATCATCCGCGATCCGGAAACCTACGAGCGGTTCGAAAAGATCGTGCTGGTCCACGGCGTGCGCCACATCAATGATCTGGCCTATGCCGACTACCTGGAAAACGAGCTGCCGCAGCACGAGTATCTGGGTGAAATGGTCCGCAACCAGCTGATCTACTACCCGACCGTGACCCGTGAGGCCTTCCGCAACGAAGGCCGCATCACCACCGCGATCGAAACCGACCAGATGACCAACACCATCGGCCTGCCGTCGCTGAATCCGGAAACCGACCGCGTGATGATGTGCGGCAGCCCGGCCATGCTGGACGAGGTCTGCCAGATCCTCGATGCCCGCGGCTTCCAGGCTTCGCCCCGTACCCGCGAACCCGGCGACTACGTGATCGAGCGCGCCTTCGTCGAAAAGTAA
- a CDS encoding bestrophin family protein produces MIVPGRAHLGHIMRYVGRPLAVLFAWDVIVTAGYMGLAQHWIEFPALPLTLLGSAVAVYLTFRNNAAYARWWEGRILWGSMVNYSRSFAREAKILLARGHEDLGRTLIHRHIAYVHALRLHLRRQVPWEELSPRLPADEIERLKQVANVPNAILDRSAAMLAEHGELDSIRLAAVESTMTALSNAQGGMERIKNTPLPQQYATYTVLFTHAFCILLPLGMVESLGFYTPLGSTAAGFLFLALLQTGNDIQNPFENSEHDVPLTTITRSIEIDLRDGLGEKHGLKGFAAEKDVLW; encoded by the coding sequence ATGATCGTCCCGGGTCGGGCCCATCTCGGGCACATCATGCGCTATGTGGGCAGGCCGCTGGCGGTCCTGTTCGCCTGGGACGTGATCGTCACTGCCGGTTACATGGGGCTGGCCCAGCACTGGATCGAATTCCCGGCGTTGCCGCTGACCCTGCTCGGGTCGGCGGTGGCGGTGTATCTGACCTTTCGCAACAACGCGGCTTATGCCCGTTGGTGGGAAGGCCGGATCCTGTGGGGATCGATGGTGAACTACTCGCGCAGTTTCGCGCGTGAGGCGAAGATCCTGCTGGCCCGCGGCCACGAGGATCTGGGCCGGACCCTGATCCACCGGCATATCGCCTATGTCCATGCCTTGCGGCTGCACTTGCGTCGGCAAGTGCCATGGGAGGAACTGTCGCCACGGTTGCCGGCCGATGAAATCGAACGCCTGAAGCAGGTGGCCAATGTGCCGAATGCGATCCTGGATCGCAGTGCGGCGATGCTTGCCGAGCATGGCGAGCTGGACAGCATCCGGCTGGCGGCGGTGGAAAGCACCATGACGGCATTGTCGAATGCGCAGGGTGGCATGGAACGCATCAAGAACACGCCGCTGCCGCAGCAGTACGCGACCTATACGGTACTGTTCACCCATGCCTTCTGCATCCTGCTGCCTCTGGGCATGGTCGAATCGCTGGGTTTTTATACCCCGCTGGGTTCGACGGCGGCTGGCTTTCTGTTCCTGGCGCTGCTGCAAACCGGCAACGACATCCAGAATCCGTTCGAGAACAGCGAGCATGACGTGCCGTTGACGACGATTACCCGTTCGATCGAAATCGATCTGCGCGATGGTCTGGGTGAGAAGCACGGCCTGAAGGGATTTGCTGCCGAGAAGGACGTGTTGTGGTAA
- a CDS encoding TetR/AcrR family transcriptional regulator has protein sequence MNETVKTERVRLSAEDWEDAALELIAEQGVGALAVESLARDLGVTKGSFYWHFRTREALLQASIERWEQYVEREVISQIGTIADPRLRLPELFRRVAHEVQPHRVYAALLKALDHPLVVPVMARISQRQMEFLRQLYTEAGLDAQASLNRARLTYAAYVGFLQLNFTPGLPRVSHEDFDAYVEHMLATLTPV, from the coding sequence ATGAATGAAACCGTAAAAACCGAGCGGGTGCGCCTCAGTGCCGAAGACTGGGAAGATGCCGCGCTGGAGCTGATCGCCGAGCAAGGCGTGGGCGCGCTGGCGGTCGAGTCTCTGGCGCGCGACCTCGGCGTGACCAAGGGCAGCTTCTATTGGCACTTCCGGACCCGTGAAGCCCTGCTGCAGGCCTCGATCGAGCGCTGGGAGCAATATGTCGAACGTGAGGTGATCAGCCAGATCGGCACCATTGCCGATCCGCGCCTGCGGTTGCCGGAACTGTTCCGCCGGGTGGCCCACGAAGTGCAGCCGCATCGCGTGTACGCGGCCTTGCTGAAAGCGCTGGATCATCCGCTGGTGGTGCCGGTCATGGCACGTATCTCGCAGCGACAGATGGAATTTCTGCGCCAGCTCTATACCGAGGCCGGGCTGGATGCGCAGGCGTCATTGAACCGTGCGCGACTGACCTATGCCGCCTATGTCGGCTTTCTGCAGCTGAATTTCACGCCGGGCCTGCCGCGGGTCAGCCACGAGGATTTCGATGCCTATGTGGAACACATGCTGGCCACGCTGACCCCGGTCTGA
- a CDS encoding DUF2501 domain-containing protein → MSAFRAFRHALLPATLLALSAAAGAQDLSSLKQQLDNTDLNSLKQHITTKDLENIRQRIDGTDLNSLKQQLSSEDLKKVQQQLGSSDLNSFKQRLDSQDLGKLKQQLQGTDLNSLKQQLDGKDLSGLGALGGGSATSLLGKAISPASSGNVAGLLGYCIKNKYLGAESGAAGLKNKLLGALGGESAASRKDSGYQQGLQGILHGSDGQQFNLGQQTGALKEKLTGKVCDAVLKKGGSLL, encoded by the coding sequence ATGTCCGCTTTCCGCGCATTCCGCCATGCCCTGCTCCCGGCCACACTGCTGGCCTTGTCGGCAGCCGCCGGTGCCCAGGACCTGAGCAGTCTCAAGCAGCAGCTCGACAACACCGACCTCAACAGTCTCAAGCAGCACATCACCACCAAGGATCTGGAAAACATCCGGCAGCGGATCGACGGCACCGATCTCAACAGCCTCAAGCAGCAGCTCAGCAGCGAGGATCTCAAGAAAGTGCAGCAGCAACTGGGCAGCTCGGATCTCAACAGCTTCAAGCAGCGCCTCGACAGTCAGGATCTGGGCAAGCTCAAGCAGCAGCTGCAAGGTACCGATCTGAACAGTCTCAAACAACAGCTCGACGGCAAGGATCTGAGCGGGCTGGGCGCCCTGGGAGGGGGCTCGGCCACCTCGCTGCTGGGCAAGGCGATCAGCCCGGCCAGCAGTGGCAATGTCGCGGGTCTGCTGGGTTATTGCATCAAGAACAAGTATCTCGGTGCCGAATCCGGCGCTGCGGGCCTGAAGAACAAGCTGCTCGGTGCTTTGGGCGGAGAAAGTGCTGCCAGCCGGAAGGACAGCGGCTATCAGCAGGGGTTGCAGGGCATTCTGCATGGCAGTGACGGCCAGCAGTTCAATCTGGGTCAGCAGACCGGTGCGCTGAAGGAAAAGCTGACCGGCAAGGTCTGCGATGCGGTGCTGAAGAAAGGCGGCTCGCTGCTGTGA
- a CDS encoding MFS transporter, whose protein sequence is MYLPLLALAIAAFGIGTTEFVIMGLLPEVADNLHISTAAAGSLVSGYAMGVAIGAPILAILTARWPRRFALLCLITMFTIGNILCALAPSYDLLMAARVATAFCHAAFFGIAAVVAADLVPREKRAQAMSLVFTGLTLANVLGVPFGTALGQWHGWRSTFWAVSLIGVVALVALNLLLPKKIKSVAGGNILHEFISLMNPQVQLALLISTLSSVSLFTVFTYIAYILRDVTGFSAGAESWVLLLFGGGITVGGLAGGRLADWKLLPSLTGLMIALAVILTGFAWTCHDKTLTLVTLAVWGMAAFAVTPAAQILVLDKAVRAPNLASTLNQGAFNVGNAVGAWLGGLVLGAGVSLDHLPLVGAAVAVLALLVVIAASILSGKMKVLEPLGRPVERPPVH, encoded by the coding sequence ATGTATTTGCCATTGCTTGCATTGGCCATTGCCGCTTTCGGCATTGGCACGACCGAGTTCGTCATCATGGGGCTGTTGCCCGAAGTGGCGGACAATCTTCATATCAGCACCGCCGCAGCCGGTTCGCTGGTGTCGGGCTACGCCATGGGCGTGGCGATCGGGGCGCCGATTCTGGCCATTCTGACCGCGCGCTGGCCGCGGCGCTTCGCCCTGCTGTGTCTGATCACGATGTTTACCATCGGCAACATCCTGTGCGCGCTGGCCCCCAGCTATGACCTGCTCATGGCGGCACGCGTAGCTACCGCTTTCTGTCATGCGGCCTTCTTCGGCATTGCCGCGGTGGTGGCGGCCGATCTGGTGCCGCGCGAGAAGCGGGCTCAGGCCATGTCGCTGGTCTTTACCGGGCTGACTCTGGCCAATGTGCTGGGTGTGCCTTTCGGCACCGCGCTGGGCCAGTGGCATGGCTGGCGTTCGACCTTCTGGGCCGTTTCGCTGATTGGCGTCGTCGCCCTGGTCGCCCTGAATCTGCTGCTGCCGAAGAAGATCAAGTCGGTGGCGGGCGGCAACATTCTGCACGAGTTCATTTCGCTGATGAATCCGCAGGTGCAGCTGGCCCTGCTGATCAGTACCTTGTCTTCGGTCAGCCTGTTCACCGTGTTTACCTACATCGCCTATATCCTGAGGGATGTCACCGGTTTTTCGGCAGGCGCCGAAAGCTGGGTGCTGCTGCTGTTCGGTGGCGGCATCACGGTCGGCGGCCTGGCCGGCGGTCGACTGGCTGACTGGAAGCTGCTGCCGTCGCTGACTGGGCTGATGATCGCTCTGGCCGTGATACTGACCGGTTTTGCCTGGACCTGCCACGACAAGACACTGACCCTGGTCACGCTGGCAGTGTGGGGGATGGCGGCCTTTGCGGTGACGCCGGCGGCGCAGATCCTGGTGCTCGACAAGGCGGTGCGCGCACCGAATCTGGCCTCGACTCTGAACCAGGGCGCCTTCAATGTCGGCAATGCGGTCGGTGCCTGGTTGGGCGGTCTGGTACTGGGGGCCGGCGTATCGCTGGACCATCTGCCTCTGGTCGGGGCGGCTGTCGCGGTATTGGCCCTGCTGGTGGTGATTGCCGCAAGCATCCTTTCGGGCAAGATGAAAGTGCTGGAGCCTCTGGGTCGGCCGGTCGAGCGGCCGCCGGTCCACTGA
- a CDS encoding RsiV family protein, translating to MNAFMAVLSPIFRIACASFALPARSPRMTRWLLLPLLTMAGPGNVLAAGSTRAAPYTLDIATPPVFARLSPLRQAAIGWSDDMRARFLHALPAADIQPPPHGGPWQLHLEYTPVIAAGGFSTLIGKGYSWTGGAHPVPFIKTLNYDSRRHRMFALADMFSQPEPAIAAICLEARRQLLARLQAPAGQTRLDSDPTMIEQGTRPGPHALDLFAPMGSAGKPARALRILFPSYAVAPYVAGPQQVDISPQVFARWLKPEYRNRFQGGRS from the coding sequence ATGAATGCATTCATGGCGGTATTGTCTCCGATCTTCCGCATCGCGTGCGCATCCTTCGCCCTGCCCGCACGCTCCCCGCGCATGACGCGGTGGCTGCTGCTGCCACTGCTGACCATGGCCGGTCCGGGCAACGTACTGGCCGCAGGCAGTACCCGGGCGGCCCCCTACACGCTGGACATTGCCACACCGCCGGTGTTCGCCCGCCTGTCGCCATTGCGGCAGGCCGCCATCGGCTGGAGTGATGACATGCGCGCCCGTTTTCTGCATGCATTGCCTGCCGCCGACATCCAGCCGCCCCCGCATGGCGGGCCCTGGCAGCTGCATCTTGAATACACACCGGTCATTGCCGCAGGCGGCTTCAGCACCCTGATCGGCAAAGGTTACAGCTGGACCGGCGGCGCCCATCCGGTACCGTTCATCAAGACCCTGAATTACGACAGCCGGCGACATCGGATGTTTGCCCTGGCCGACATGTTCAGCCAGCCGGAACCGGCCATCGCCGCCATCTGTCTGGAAGCGCGCCGCCAGTTGCTGGCACGACTGCAGGCGCCGGCAGGCCAGACCCGGCTGGACTCCGATCCGACCATGATCGAGCAAGGCACCCGGCCCGGACCCCATGCACTCGACCTGTTCGCGCCCATGGGGAGCGCCGGCAAACCCGCGCGTGCACTGCGCATCCTGTTTCCCAGCTATGCCGTCGCCCCCTATGTGGCCGGACCGCAGCAGGTGGACATCTCCCCCCAGGTCTTCGCGCGGTGGCTGAAGCCGGAGTATCGCAATCGTTTCCAGGGCGGCCGTTCGTGA
- a CDS encoding acyl-CoA dehydrogenase: MPALLTVLAALVASGACAYHRSSLRTWAVALLVTTCVAGWLFGAHAGMWVLLLIELLITVPLLLVDFRRGRISAPLLKAFAKATPRLSATEQVALDAGTVGFEGELFSGKPAWSKLLGQPRPLLNAEEQAFLDGPVEALGKLVSDWEITHQLADLPPPVWDFIKRNRFFGMIIPKTYGGLGFSALGHSAVLQKLSTMSPTLASTVAVPNSLGPAELLLHYGSEEDKSHYLPRLAVGEEIPCFALTGPTAGSDATSIPDTGVVCKREIDGVETLGLSLTFDKRYITLAPIATLIGLAFRMYDPEHLLGDKEDIGITLALLPRSTPGLEIGRRHFPLNIPFQNGPVRGKDVFVPLSTLIGGLAMAGQGWRMLVECLSVGRAISLPSNATGAMRGAVVGTGAYARVRRQFGLPIAKFEGVEEALARIGGLTYATAALSRATAAAVDRGERPAVPSAIAKYHATEWARVVAGDSMDVHGGKAVQLGPKNYAGRGWQAVPIAITVEGANIMTRNLMIFGQGAIRCHPYVLKEMAAVALEDPKARLRAFDDALFGHIGFGISNAVRSLTLGLTCARIGASAGDAFSRSYYRRLNRYSAALALSADVAMGVLGGKLKFKERISARLGDVLSYLYIASSILKRYEDTDRPAADRPLVAWSLQYVTYQIEQALDGVIRNFPVRPVAWTLRALIFPLGQRQTLPSDQLGSKVAELICTPGEARARLAEWVYLTPGEHNNLGLADALLADVMAAEPLERKFAKAVKSGQLRSHDHAAQIDEARQAGVLSEAEAGLLQALHQRIADFVAVDDFDPAELAAVQHPERLAIEDKDDNQQAA, translated from the coding sequence ATGCCTGCCCTGCTCACCGTGCTGGCCGCCCTGGTCGCCAGCGGCGCCTGCGCCTATCACCGTAGCTCACTCCGCACCTGGGCCGTGGCCCTGCTGGTCACCACCTGCGTCGCCGGCTGGCTGTTCGGCGCGCATGCCGGCATGTGGGTCCTGCTGCTGATCGAACTGCTCATCACCGTTCCCCTGCTGCTGGTCGACTTCCGCCGCGGCCGGATATCGGCGCCCCTGCTGAAAGCCTTTGCCAAGGCCACGCCCAGACTCTCTGCCACCGAGCAGGTGGCGCTGGATGCAGGCACGGTCGGTTTCGAAGGAGAGCTGTTTTCCGGCAAGCCGGCCTGGTCCAAGCTGCTGGGCCAGCCCCGGCCGCTGCTGAATGCCGAGGAACAGGCCTTTCTGGATGGCCCCGTGGAAGCGCTGGGCAAGCTGGTCAGTGACTGGGAAATCACCCATCAGCTGGCCGATCTGCCGCCACCGGTATGGGATTTCATCAAACGCAACCGCTTTTTCGGCATGATCATTCCCAAAACCTACGGTGGTCTGGGTTTCTCTGCTCTGGGCCACTCGGCGGTGCTGCAGAAGCTTTCCACGATGTCACCGACCCTGGCCTCGACGGTGGCCGTGCCCAACTCGCTGGGGCCAGCCGAACTGCTTCTGCATTACGGCAGCGAGGAAGACAAGAGCCATTACCTGCCGCGGCTGGCGGTCGGCGAGGAAATTCCCTGCTTCGCCCTGACCGGCCCCACGGCCGGGTCGGACGCTACCTCGATCCCCGACACCGGCGTGGTCTGCAAGCGCGAGATCGACGGTGTCGAAACCCTGGGTCTCAGCCTGACCTTCGACAAGCGCTATATCACCCTGGCACCGATCGCCACCCTGATCGGCCTGGCCTTCCGCATGTACGATCCCGAGCACTTGCTGGGTGACAAGGAAGACATCGGCATCACGCTGGCCCTGCTGCCGCGCTCGACTCCGGGCCTGGAGATCGGTCGTCGCCATTTCCCGCTGAATATTCCGTTCCAGAACGGCCCGGTGCGCGGCAAGGACGTGTTCGTACCCCTCAGCACCCTGATCGGCGGCCTCGCGATGGCGGGCCAGGGCTGGCGGATGCTGGTCGAATGCCTGTCGGTCGGTCGCGCGATTTCACTGCCGTCCAACGCGACCGGCGCGATGCGCGGTGCCGTGGTCGGCACCGGCGCCTATGCCCGGGTCCGTCGCCAGTTCGGCCTGCCGATCGCCAAGTTCGAAGGTGTCGAGGAAGCGCTGGCCCGGATCGGCGGATTGACCTATGCCACCGCCGCCTTGTCACGTGCAACGGCGGCGGCAGTGGATCGTGGCGAACGCCCGGCCGTGCCATCGGCCATTGCCAAATATCACGCCACCGAATGGGCGCGCGTCGTGGCCGGCGACAGCATGGATGTCCATGGCGGCAAGGCCGTGCAGCTGGGCCCGAAAAACTATGCCGGTCGCGGCTGGCAGGCCGTACCCATCGCGATCACGGTGGAAGGCGCCAATATCATGACCCGCAACCTGATGATCTTCGGTCAGGGCGCCATTCGCTGCCATCCTTACGTGTTGAAGGAAATGGCCGCCGTCGCGCTGGAAGATCCCAAGGCTCGCCTGCGCGCTTTCGATGACGCCTTGTTCGGCCATATCGGCTTCGGTATCTCCAATGCCGTTCGCAGCCTGACTCTGGGGCTGACCTGTGCCCGGATCGGAGCCTCGGCCGGCGATGCCTTCAGCCGCTCCTATTATCGCCGGTTGAACCGCTATTCGGCCGCGCTGGCCTTGAGCGCCGACGTCGCGATGGGCGTGCTGGGCGGCAAGCTCAAGTTCAAGGAACGGATCTCGGCGCGACTGGGCGACGTGCTCAGCTATCTGTATATCGCCAGCTCGATCCTGAAGCGTTACGAGGATACTGATCGTCCTGCCGCGGACCGCCCGCTGGTGGCCTGGTCGCTGCAATACGTGACGTACCAGATCGAACAGGCTCTGGATGGCGTGATCCGCAACTTCCCGGTGCGCCCCGTGGCCTGGACCCTGCGGGCACTGATCTTCCCCCTCGGCCAGCGCCAGACCCTGCCCTCGGACCAGCTGGGCAGCAAGGTGGCCGAGCTGATCTGCACCCCGGGCGAAGCACGTGCCCGACTGGCCGAGTGGGTGTATCTGACACCAGGCGAGCACAACAATCTGGGCCTGGCGGATGCCTTGCTGGCCGATGTCATGGCCGCCGAACCGCTGGAGCGCAAGTTCGCCAAGGCCGTGAAGTCCGGCCAGCTGCGAAGCCACGATCATGCCGCGCAGATCGACGAGGCCCGTCAGGCCGGTGTGCTCAGCGAAGCCGAGGCCGGCCTGCTGCAGGCGCTGCACCAACGGATCGCCGACTTCGTGGCCGTGGATGACTTCGACCCCGCCGAACTGGCTGCCGTCCAGCACCCGGAACGGCTTGCCATCGAGGACAAGGACGACAACCAGCAAGCCGCCTGA
- the trhA gene encoding PAQR family membrane homeostasis protein TrhA, translating to MSVTIRRLPRHQVWLDEVGSSVTHGIGIVLSVIGLTVLVAVAAVHGSTRSVVACSIYGASLVLLYSASTLYHSIPYPLARRILRTIDHVAIFLLIAGTYTPFTLLALPGPWGWTLFGLVWGLALIGSLAQLGLFKSLRRLELVLYIIMGWICIVAIEPLYHHLSRGGLAMLVAGGVAYTLGVPFYLARRMPWHHTIWHFFVLAGSVLHFLAILLYVVPASTD from the coding sequence ATGAGCGTGACCATCCGGCGTCTGCCAAGACATCAGGTCTGGCTGGACGAAGTCGGCAGCAGCGTGACACACGGGATAGGCATCGTGCTCAGCGTGATCGGGCTGACCGTGCTGGTGGCCGTGGCCGCGGTGCATGGCAGCACGCGTTCGGTGGTGGCCTGCTCGATCTACGGCGCCAGTCTGGTCCTGCTCTACAGTGCCTCGACGCTGTACCACTCGATACCTTATCCGCTGGCGCGTCGCATTCTGCGCACCATCGATCATGTGGCGATTTTCCTGTTGATTGCCGGAACCTATACGCCGTTCACCCTGTTGGCCTTGCCTGGGCCATGGGGCTGGACCCTGTTCGGCCTGGTCTGGGGCCTGGCCCTGATCGGCAGTCTGGCCCAGCTGGGGCTGTTCAAGTCGTTGCGGCGGCTCGAGCTGGTCTTGTACATCATCATGGGCTGGATCTGCATCGTTGCCATCGAGCCCTTGTATCATCATCTGAGCCGCGGCGGGCTGGCCATGCTGGTGGCCGGTGGCGTGGCCTACACCCTGGGGGTGCCCTTTTATCTGGCCCGGCGCATGCCCTGGCATCACACGATCTGGCACTTCTTCGTGCTGGCCGGCAGCGTGCTGCACTTTCTGGCGATCCTGCTTTACGTGGTGCCGGCCTCGACTGATTGA
- a CDS encoding DUF456 domain-containing protein has product MTIALAILALALIIGGLAGTVVPALPGIPMLFGGIWLAAVLDDYHHLPVAWLVVIALVGLVGVACDFIAGSLGAKRIGATPEALWGAGIGTVAGLFFGLPGLILGPFLGALLGEFSTGRSVLRSTHVGLSTWLGLLLGALAKLVLSLIMLALALAGWLWNRGG; this is encoded by the coding sequence GTGACGATCGCCCTGGCAATCCTCGCCCTCGCGCTGATCATCGGTGGTCTGGCCGGCACCGTGGTACCGGCCCTGCCCGGCATTCCCATGCTGTTCGGCGGCATCTGGCTGGCGGCGGTACTGGACGACTACCATCATCTGCCCGTGGCCTGGCTGGTGGTGATCGCCCTGGTCGGTCTGGTCGGCGTCGCGTGTGACTTCATCGCCGGCAGTCTGGGCGCCAAGCGGATCGGCGCCACTCCCGAAGCTCTTTGGGGGGCCGGTATCGGCACCGTGGCTGGCCTGTTCTTCGGGCTGCCCGGCTTGATTCTGGGCCCGTTTCTGGGCGCCCTGCTGGGCGAGTTCAGCACCGGCCGCAGCGTGTTGCGATCCACCCATGTCGGTCTCAGCACCTGGCTCGGACTGCTGCTGGGCGCGCTGGCCAAGCTGGTGCTGTCGCTGATCATGCTGGCGCTGGCGCTGGCTGGCTGGTTGTGGAACCGCGGCGGCTGA
- a CDS encoding carbonic anhydrase, giving the protein MNDSTHKKPDQERANLLQLLQGVNEFTHKAFPENRELFQSLANGQAPHTLFVTCADSRVVPERITQTRPGDLFVCRNIGNIVPGYGEMMVGVSAVVEYAVSALKVRQIVVCGHSDCGAMKGLMAQQAVAETMPTVAAWLRNAEAARSVVFTRKPEGDAALTALIEENVRLQLAHLRTHPSVAAALANGELALQGWVYNIERGEVQVLSENGRDFLTLDQAIEQQQAEAVA; this is encoded by the coding sequence ATGAACGACTCGACCCACAAGAAGCCTGATCAGGAGCGGGCCAATCTGCTGCAGTTGCTGCAAGGCGTGAACGAGTTCACGCACAAGGCATTTCCGGAAAACCGCGAGCTGTTCCAGAGCCTGGCCAACGGTCAGGCGCCGCATACTCTGTTCGTGACCTGCGCCGATTCGCGAGTGGTCCCGGAACGGATTACCCAGACCCGGCCGGGCGACCTGTTCGTCTGTCGCAACATCGGCAATATCGTGCCGGGTTATGGCGAGATGATGGTAGGCGTGTCGGCGGTCGTTGAATACGCGGTGTCCGCGCTCAAGGTCCGCCAGATCGTGGTCTGTGGTCACTCAGACTGCGGTGCGATGAAGGGGTTGATGGCGCAGCAGGCCGTGGCCGAGACCATGCCGACCGTCGCCGCTTGGCTGCGCAACGCCGAGGCGGCCCGCAGCGTGGTATTCACCCGCAAGCCCGAAGGCGACGCCGCGCTGACCGCGTTGATCGAGGAAAATGTCCGGTTGCAGCTGGCGCATCTGCGTACCCATCCCTCGGTGGCAGCGGCTCTGGCCAATGGCGAGCTGGCCTTGCAGGGCTGGGTCTACAACATCGAGCGTGGCGAAGTGCAGGTCCTGAGCGAGAATGGGCGCGACTTCCTGACCCTGGATCAGGCGATCGAACAGCAACAGGCCGAGGCTGTTGCATGA